Proteins co-encoded in one Bemisia tabaci chromosome 9, PGI_BMITA_v3 genomic window:
- the LOC140225420 gene encoding uncharacterized protein gives MLFILDDFSNILNLILSSQNFGKVGIPATSLQNPKKVLRSLDGKLEAFNLPKFCVHLEAEFKPIIMDPRRPCDENITISDIQLQGDSHLSEALFNQIRGLSQNNVWNSRNYLIFYVVSTFQVPQILEENSRRAGDPIHSLSFAFRFIWRLFKGQKTLICLREACYRYDPFFEKIHEYVGGGGEEEFFDFSWFSMNRKPFTYSVVFLTPFDFDATVSDICAATTISPLLDVAWYFEDTRDGNVKGIPKADFNFNKDALYSFDSSTHRKHLEFGLKYGVDLLAIGAGLGNLANLRDYDISPALESCKLTFRLPRKGFMPQEVVPFYCFSLALWIFVIVTLLILALIHHALVIANINIFSRSNVEESHELFPTLMTIFRYALGIVQPRLIMVELMVGKIFFLIVVFSMMILITLFQSGMFSLLSSRVRYSDIDTFKEIEESDLVVQSSGIDIDAQFLGDGSEFDWIRQKLTDGFKFRCDRHWVYVHSIDDDIDLNETFIGFDEENLVRREVDAMLESNAFLIRMTTKYTELQDLMYMDLSTKKEYEFHIPRERLLSYPLMYFMPRNGFYHEVVNDVLLHMVEMGLFNDGIGTSLALDFSRYQAREDKIKARPFNLTDLRLAFVSLVIGWVLSGFCFIIELL, from the coding sequence ATGCTTTTCATACTGGACGATTTCAGCAACATCCTCAACCTCATACtaagctctcaaaattttggaaaagtagGGATTCCAGCCACATCACTCCAAAACCCAAAAAAGGTCTTACGATCATTAGACGGTAAGCTGGAGGCATTCAACCTGCCAAAATTCTGTGTCCACCTCGAGGCGGAGTTTAAACCGATCATCATGGATCCGAGGAGACCTTGCGACGAGAACATCACGATTTCCGATATCCAGTTGCAAGGGGACTCGCATTTGTCCGAAGCTCTTTTCAATCAAATTCGTGGTTTGTCCCAGAACAACGTATGGAATTCCAGAAATTATCTGATATTTTACGTGGTGAGCACTTTCCAAGTTCCGCAGATCTTGGAGGAAAATTCTCGCCGGGCAGGGGATCCAATTCATTCGCTAAGTTTCGCGTTCAGATTTATATGGCGCTTATTCAAAGGCCAAAAAACCTTGATCTGTTTGCGGGAGGCGTGTTACCGCTATGATCCATTCTTCGAGAAGATACACGAATACGTAGGAGGAGGCGGGGAGGAggagtttttcgatttttcgtgGTTCTCGATGAATCGTAAACCTTTCACCTACTCCGTGGTTTTTCTAACTCCATTCGACTTCGACGCGACGGTGAGCGACATTTGCGCAGCAACCACCATTTCACCTCTCCTTGATGTTGCATGGTATTTTGAAGACACTCGCGACGGCAACGTAAAGGGGATTCCAAAAGCAGACTTCAATTTCAACAAGGATGCACTTTATTCATTTGACTCTTCGACCCACCGCAAACACCTGGAATTCGGGCTGAAGTATGGGGTGGATTTACTCGCGATCGGAGCTGGGCTCGGTAATCTAGCAAATCTGCGAGATTATGATATCTCTCCGGCGTTGGAATCGTGTAAACTTACATTTCGACTCCCTCGCAAAGGCTTCATGCCTCAGGAGGTGGTTCCGTTCTATTGCTTCTCACTTGCACTTTGGATATTCGTAATTGTGACTCTCCTCATTCTCGCACTGATCCATCACGCTCTCGTGATTGCGAATATTAACATTTTCTCCCGTTCGAATGTCGAAGAGAGCCACGAGTTATTTCCAACCCTCATGACGATCTTCAGATACGCTCTGGGTATCGTTCAGCCCCGGTTGATAATGGTCGAGTTGATGgtgggaaaaatatttttcctcatcgtCGTCTTCTCGATGATGATTCTCATCACTCTTTTCCAGAGTGGAATGTTCAGTTTGTTGAGTTCACGGGTGCGCTATAGCGATATCGACACATTCAAGGAAATCGAAGAGTCCGACTTGGTGGTGCAGTCTAGCGGCATTGACATCGACGCGCAGTTTCTTGGCGATGGGTCGGAATTCGACTGGATTAGACAAAAACTAACTGACGGTTTCAAGTTTAGATGCGATCGACATTGGGTTTATGTACATTCTATTGACGATGACATAGATTTGAATGAAACATTCATCGGCTTCGACGAGGAGAATTTAGTCAGGAGAGAAGTTGACGCTATGCTGGAATCCAATGCGTTTCTCATCAGGATGACCACGAAGTATACCGAACTGCAAGACTTGATGTACATGGATCTCTCGACGAAGAAAGAGTACGAATTCCATATCCCACGCGAGCGTCTTTTGAGCTACCCGCTCATGTATTTCATGCCCCGGAATGGGTTCTATCACGAGGTTGTGAATGATGTATTACTCCATATGGTGGAGATGGGCCTTTTCAACGATGGTATTGGAACATCTTTAGCGTTGGATTTCAGTAGATATCAAGCGAGGGAAGATAAAATTAAGGCTAGACCTTTCAATTTGACTGATCTGAGGCTTGCATTTGTCTCGCTCGTTATTGGATGGGTTTTAAGTGGTTTCTGCTTTATTATAGAACTACTTTGA